tataaaactttTTGTGATTACTTTATctcattaattaaaaataaaacatttaaaataaaaaacatgtTGTGTGTTGGATTCGAACTCAAAAAAATGGACCTTTGCCACTGGCATATTGGCCACTTTTGTTTTGTGGGTGACACTTtaaatatatatactattttatatatatataaagttttcgCCGAAGTTTGCGGGTGGCGTACCACCCCGAACCTTGTACATAGATCCGCCGCAGTGTCCAAACACACTTATTATCTTTTGCAAATCAAAGGAGTTGAACAACGCCAAAATATAAAACAAGTACAAGCCTAGCATTTGCGACGTTGATAGTGAAACTAGACGGAAAAAGAAAGCTGAGACGGTGAAAATTACTTATAGCCTAAAATCGTAAAATAAGAAGGGGAGAAAATTCaagacaaagaaaatataaaagagttCCTAATTTCATGTACAGAAAACCATGACACAACTTTTCACACCATTATTTACAGGTTACAGCGAAATGCCTACAATTTTCTTCCGCCTAATTCTTCCTCTGTTTCACATTGCAAGAAGACGAACCTAAACGAAAATACGATTTTATCAATAGGAGAATTCCATGCGTTGCACCCGATCCTTGAGAATCCCAGTGTATAAAGCCATTCTATTACCTGGCATACCCACAATCTCATTCCCGCAAGATTTAATACGAGTTTCTGTATATTTCCTCATATGTTCTCTTCTGTACTCCTCGCCATTTCCACTTGAACTTTTCACATCAGCTGCAAAATGaactctcttctttttcttctttgctcTGTCCTTGTTCTTTCCAGCTGAAATTAATATGACAACCATAATTAGATTAAACTAAACGAAGAATTACCAGGTTAATTTCGAGAAAACAGAGGGAAAATTAAATGAGTAGTTAGTAACCTGAAGATAAACAAGATTTGAGAATCTGATTTTCAGGTGGAGAGTGATCTTGTTGATCGGAAAGATGGGTCGTTGAGGAGTACTTGACCCGGAAAAGATCCAGTAGAATGACGGTACCGGCAGAGACAGCCATGGCTGTTGCTAAAACTAAGCCTTGTGAACCCAACATACTTGACATGATCGATGGAGTTGGTGGGAttgaataaaaattttaaaagaaagaggaaaattgATGGTCTAAAATGTAAGCAAGAGTTGACTTAAAAAGAAAGGCGTCTCAATATTATATAGTAAAACTTTTAAGAGGAAGAAGAAATTTGAGGTATAAAATAATAATAGTGAGACTCTCGATTTCttttaaaacctttttaaaaGAGGAATCAGATAGAGAAAGGAAAGATGAAATAGTGGATTAGTTTATCTCCAAGTGTTGGATTTAGAAATCAGATATTGCTTTCAGTAATGAACCGCACGGCAGGGGAAAGAGAGACGAAAGGCAGAGAATGAAAGATGGTCAAAGTTGTTGTAATAGAAATTGCTTTATTGTTTTGGTGGTCTACACAGACCCCACAAAGTATTGAATGAATTAAAGAATCTAAGGTGAAGAAGAAAATTAAACAAAGTGATGAGAGTTGGAGACGTGGAAGTTCTCCCTACTTTATTGTACGCAGCAGCTTCTTCAAGTCAAGTACGAATGGATCCTGTACTTGTCACGAGAACAACAAACCACTTGTGTCAGGGGAAAACATTTCCTATTAGATTTCACAAGAAAATTCTAGATTTGTTTACCCAAAGTATTACTACAAAGATAATAAAACTCATTAATGAAAAGATATAGTTTTATTTAATGCAAAAACATCAGCACCTATTCTGCTAAAGGCATTTTATGATCGGAGCTATAGTGTCAAACGGGCGAGTCAGATATGGTTCGAGTCGAAAACGGGTAATAAAAAACGAATAAATTATTCgatccgacccatatttaatatggAAAAAAACGAATTAACctacccatattatccatgacttcttgcataagatcacttttgggagaattttcAGTCTCCCTAACTctcaaaatccccaatttaaaactttacaaatgtaaaagttagacacATTGGTTACTCAATGGATAAAAGTTAGAAAATGGATAATATGATTTaaaagatttattatttaatcCGTCTTTTAGTGAATAATATAGGTgattaactattttcttttaactattttgcCGCTCGTAATCGGCACTATGGTGTTAGAATCTAGAGTTCTTTCATGCCACCAAAATTTAGAGGATagatacaaagaaaggaaaaaggaataaaaagaaACAATAAAATGGAATTGTTTGGTTCATTTGGAGGTGAGAATCGGACGAAATTGATTCTCTTAGATTGCTGTGCACCTTTCGTTGCATGTGATTTGATATTTTGGAATTTGAAATTTTTGATTCTCGTTTTTTGTGGATAATATTGGCAGTAGTCAAATTAAATCTTCATAGTCATCCCTCTAAGCCACTAAATGTTGTCGGTTTCTATTGTACCTCTGGAATTTGAAAGTAACGGCGAACTCTATTAAGACAGTGATAGGACCTGTCCGTTAGAAAAGGAGAACACTAATTAATCTTCTCATTTTTACAATTAGTACGTGGTAAGTTAATAATTGAAGCGAAATGCCACGATTGTTGGATTACGGAAATACTAGAATTTGGTAATGATAAAATTAAACGTCCAATAGACACGTCTCAGTCTAAATGCTTCCTAGCAATAATGACAAGTGAGGCTCATCCAATAATAAGGCAAGTGGACAAATAATAAACCCTCATGGCcacttggttcattatttcttcGCCTTTTGATTGCATGCAATCTTACATTTGCCTTAAACTTTGACACCTGTGCAGAGAAACTCCTAAAAGTCACGAGATTCAGTACACATTTGCTTGACTACAAGGGCGAAACTACATGGTTTGGAGGAGTGTTCATACAGAGAATCACGTTATTTTTAATATATGTAAATCGTTAAAATCTTTTTGACATAATTTTTTTTCCTAATATGGTGATTAGGATAATTCATAAAATGCTTTTAGGTCATAGATTCGAATTCCAATCGTGACATTCTTGTATTTTTCTGAATCTTCTTGTTAGAAAACAATTTCTGACTTTGTTATTGCTTGACCATACAGTTTTATTTCGCCCGAACACACCATTCTGGGCCGCTATTTTGGTTTGATGATTGATCACGATTCATACAGTAAACGCGTTCATGAGGTAGAATGGAAATATACACCTCTGCATGATCGAAGAATCAAAAGAGATGTTGGTATAATATGGGGTGTCCCCTCCAACGGGATCAGAAAAGATTGTATTAAAATTTCGATCGGATAATAACATTATAATTACCCCAACCAATACTGAAAATGATAATAAAAGTGAAAATGCTATCACTAGAACGGACCACACAAATAGAGGTGATCTAAGGTATAGTCATTCCAGGTCCACGCATGTTGAAGGTAGTTGTTACTATAAAATTAATAGAACCTAAAATAGATGAATATTCCGGCAAAAAATAAATGTAGATGCAATGTAGTAGTGGTATACTTAACGAGACAACGAGTTCAACAAGAAAATAACGAAGTGTTAAATTTCCAAAGAAAGCAAATCTAATACTAGTATCCTTTCAGAACACGTACACAAATCTGAAAAACATCTACAAAAACAACAATTAAAACAAGGAGCCTCATCAAATCTCAGATGCCCATCCCTCGATTAGAAATCTAAAAGACAAAGAACCATCTGTTATTCCACTACAAACTGCAGTTTCCTTGGGATATAGCCAACATGTTTTTCAACTTATGTAGTGAGGATAGGAGGAAGGTAGTCAGATTTAGTACCAACAACCCTGGCCTTAGTGTCAGGGAAGAACTCATTTCCATTTCCAGGCAAATCCGTGATATCCCCATTGTTCGTAAGTCCAACGGGGTATCGGAGCAAGTGACCAGGCAGATCATTTTCTAGGCTCTCACTTGTATACAGATCCCAGTATTTATCAGCGATTTGATTCACCTTCCTCACACATTCCTCACTTTCTGGATGTTGGAAGGTGTCGTCAAGCATACCCATATGCTCGTACCACAATGCCATTCTGAAACCATGAACTTGACCCCGTGCTGGTTG
This sequence is a window from Nicotiana sylvestris chromosome 3, ASM39365v2, whole genome shotgun sequence. Protein-coding genes within it:
- the LOC104235035 gene encoding uncharacterized protein, encoding MSSMLGSQGLVLATAMAVSAGTVILLDLFRVKYSSTTHLSDQQDHSPPENQILKSCLSSAGKNKDRAKKKKKRVHFAADVKSSSGNGEEYRREHMRKYTETRIKSCGNEIVGMPGNRMALYTGILKDRVQRMEFSY